The SAR202 cluster bacterium sequence AGGATGTCCGCCTCTTCGAGATACTGCGTGGTGAGGAAGATCGTGACGCCCAGGTCCCGGTTGATCCGGCGCACCTCCTCCCACACCCTGTTGCGGCTGATCGGGTCCAGCCCGGTCGTGGGCTCGTCCAGGAACAGCACCTCCGGGTTGTGGATCAGCGCGGCCGCCAGGTCCAGCCGGCGCTTCATACCGCCGGAGTAGGTCCCGATCAGCCTGTCCAGCGCGTCCCCGATGTCCACCAGCTTCGCCAGGTCTACCAGCCGCCTGTCCACGTCCTTCACAGACATGCCGAAAAGGCGGCCCTGGAGGCGGAGCAATTCCCTGCCGGTCTGCTTGTTATCGAGCGCGGCTTCCTGCAACGCCGCGCCAATGCGAAGAAGCACTTCGCGCGGGTGCTTCACCACATCGAAGCCGGCCACTTCCGCATGGCCCTTCGTGGGCATAAGCAGCGTAATGAGCATACGGACGACAGTCGATTTGCCCGCGCCGTTCGGACCCAGGAAGCCGTAGATTTCGCCCTTTTCAACCTTGAGGTCTATGCCGCGTACGGCCTCCACCTTGCCGAAGTGCCGCACTAGGCCCTGCGCAACGATTGCGTTGGTACTGGCCACAAAAAAGTCCTGTTCAGGCGCGAGCGCCGAATTTGCTTTAGAGCGGGAACGATGATAGCACTGGTGTGCTAATTGTGTCTAGTGGCAACAGTGCCTATGCCTTTCGAATAACCATTACGCCGTTGCGCACGGGTAGGAGCACGTGCTTGACGCGCCTGTCGTTTCGAACGCGCTCATTGAATGCCGCGATGGCCTTAGATGAAGCGTCCTCCGGCTTCAGCACCCTGCCGCTCCAGAGCACATTGTCCACGACTATGATGCCTCGGGTGGAGAGGAGATTCATCGAAGCCTCGTAGTAGTTCGAGTAGTTCTCCTTGTCGGCGTCGATGAAGACCATGTCGATGGGGCCCTTCAAGGTCTTGACGGTATCCAGCGCGTTGCCGAGGCGGAGGTCTATCTTGTGTCCGTGCGGGCTCTTTTTGAAGAATTCCCGGGCGATCTTCGATGTCTCGGGGTTCACGTCGCACGTGATGATAACGCCGTCATCCGGGAGCGCTTCCGCCATCATGAGAGCGCTGAAGCCGGTAA is a genomic window containing:
- a CDS encoding ATP-binding cassette domain-containing protein — its product is MASTNAIVAQGLVRHFGKVEAVRGIDLKVEKGEIYGFLGPNGAGKSTVVRMLITLLMPTKGHAEVAGFDVVKHPREVLLRIGAALQEAALDNKQTGRELLRLQGRLFGMSVKDVDRRLVDLAKLVDIGDALDRLIGTYSGGMKRRLDLAAALIHNPEVLFLDEPTTGLDPISRNRVWEEVRRINRDLGVTIFLTTQYLEEADILCDRLGIINNGLLAAEGTPVELKRSIGSDLIIAEVEGDAAATQRAVEKVRAVKPIEKVESHENEITVSASNGAAAISSVALALNDAGVRVRTLTLRTPTLDDVFLQVTGGRLQRDAPVTKEESKPESKDGKKKDGKQRDGKNDIRNSDTGASTTFGPAW
- a CDS encoding methyltransferase, whose amino-acid sequence is MSLVSEELEKYSTEHTTQIPAYMQELIRVTHEKAASPQMLSGPIEGMLLQTLAYSIGARRILEFGAFTGFSALMMAEALPDDGVIITCDVNPETSKIAREFFKKSPHGHKIDLRLGNALDTVKTLKGPIDMVFIDADKENYSNYYEASMNLLSTRGIIVVDNVLWSGRVLKPEDASSKAIAAFNERVRNDRRVKHVLLPVRNGVMVIRKA